A region from the Priestia filamentosa genome encodes:
- the mgsA gene encoding methylglyoxal synthase — MKIALIAHDKKKNDMVQFVTAYQEVLKDHELFATGTTGFRIQEATGLDVHRFQSGPLGGDQEIGAMVANNKMDMVLFFRDPLTAQPHEPDVTALIRLCDVYAIPLATNMGTAEVLIHGLRRGDLKWRTIVHEEQKGNL; from the coding sequence ATGAAAATTGCGCTAATTGCTCATGATAAGAAAAAAAATGATATGGTCCAATTTGTGACAGCATATCAAGAAGTTTTAAAAGATCACGAACTTTTTGCAACAGGGACAACAGGTTTTAGAATTCAAGAAGCAACAGGCCTTGATGTTCATCGCTTTCAATCTGGTCCTCTGGGGGGAGACCAAGAAATTGGGGCAATGGTTGCCAACAACAAGATGGATATGGTTCTCTTTTTCCGTGATCCTTTAACAGCTCAGCCTCATGAACCAGATGTAACGGCGCTTATTCGTCTTTGTGATGTATACGCGATTCCGCTTGCCACAAACATGGGTACAGCTGAAGTCCTTATTCATGGGCTTCGTCGTGGAGATTTGAAATGGCGCACAATTGTTCATGAAGAGCAGAAAGGAAATCTTTAA
- the ctaG gene encoding cytochrome c oxidase assembly factor CtaG: MANLDIFGFRALFSPYFFLFLVFITLLYFLIVNKGYSQFEKGKKTSWQTKMFFVLAIVTLYIIKGSPVDLLSHLIFSAHMTQMALLYLVVPPLFILGIPSWGFEAVLFNKRVKPLFSFATKPLISLILFNGAFSFYHLPLIFDFVKTNAFIHGSVTSFLFVSSFCMWWPLMNKVNENDMSGIKKIGYIFANGVLLTPACALIIFADTPLYETYTSPDAWLQAMSLCVPVDMLGSLNISGPEMFNTLPPLEDQQLGGVLMKIIQEIVYGSILAYVFFGWARRERAKDAISPLPDDFSPSEHIVNK; this comes from the coding sequence ATGGCTAATCTTGATATATTTGGTTTTCGCGCGCTTTTTAGTCCTTATTTCTTTCTGTTTCTTGTTTTTATTACTCTTCTTTATTTTCTCATAGTCAATAAGGGCTACAGTCAATTTGAGAAAGGGAAAAAAACTTCATGGCAGACGAAAATGTTTTTTGTACTAGCAATTGTTACGCTATATATTATTAAAGGAAGTCCAGTTGACCTTCTAAGTCATCTTATTTTTAGTGCTCATATGACGCAAATGGCTCTTTTATATTTAGTTGTGCCTCCTCTTTTTATTCTTGGTATTCCATCATGGGGATTTGAAGCGGTGCTATTTAATAAACGGGTTAAACCGCTCTTTTCATTTGCTACAAAACCGCTTATTTCTCTGATATTATTCAATGGTGCTTTTTCGTTTTATCATCTTCCTCTTATCTTTGATTTTGTAAAAACAAATGCTTTTATACATGGCAGTGTAACAAGTTTTCTTTTTGTATCTTCTTTTTGCATGTGGTGGCCTCTTATGAATAAAGTAAATGAAAATGACATGTCAGGGATTAAGAAAATAGGTTATATTTTTGCTAATGGGGTTTTACTGACGCCTGCATGCGCGCTTATTATTTTTGCAGATACTCCGCTTTACGAGACATATACCTCTCCTGATGCATGGTTACAGGCAATGTCGCTTTGTGTGCCAGTGGATATGTTAGGTTCATTAAATATATCAGGTCCAGAAATGTTTAATACGCTTCCGCCATTAGAAGATCAACAGCTTGGTGGAGTTTTGATGAAAATTATTCAAGAAATTGTATACGGTTCTATTTTAGCGTACGTCTTTTTTGGATGGGCACGAAGAGAGCGAGCAAAAGATGCGATCTCACCGCTTCCCGACGATTTTTCCCCCTCTGAGCATATTGTGAATAAATAG
- the dapB gene encoding 4-hydroxy-tetrahydrodipicolinate reductase: MNKVKVVVAGPRGRMGIEALHLMKNTENFELVGAIDRVNEGKKISDVEGLPAIDAPIYTDIHTCLTETKPDVLVDLTTPEIGRLHTKTALSYGVRAVVGTTGFSEEDLTELKEMAEEKGIGCIIAPNFAIGAILMMKFSQMAARYFSDVEIIELHHDRKLDAPSGTGIKTAELISKVREPKKQGHPEEKEIIEGARGAEFDGIHLHSVRLPGLIAHQEVLFGRDGESLKIRHDSYNRASFMSGVELCVNTVMNIDSLVYGLENIIE; encoded by the coding sequence ATGAATAAAGTTAAAGTTGTAGTAGCAGGACCACGAGGACGTATGGGGATAGAAGCCCTTCACTTAATGAAAAACACGGAAAATTTTGAGCTTGTAGGAGCTATTGATCGTGTTAATGAAGGAAAGAAAATTAGTGATGTAGAAGGATTACCGGCAATTGATGCTCCTATTTATACAGATATTCATACATGCTTAACAGAAACAAAGCCAGATGTTTTAGTTGATTTGACAACACCTGAAATTGGACGATTACATACGAAAACTGCACTTAGCTATGGAGTACGCGCTGTTGTAGGTACAACTGGTTTTTCTGAAGAAGATTTAACAGAGCTTAAAGAAATGGCGGAAGAAAAAGGGATAGGCTGTATTATTGCTCCTAACTTTGCAATTGGTGCGATCTTAATGATGAAGTTTTCACAAATGGCAGCTCGTTATTTTTCAGACGTAGAAATTATCGAGCTTCACCATGACCGCAAACTTGATGCTCCGTCTGGAACAGGGATTAAAACAGCAGAGCTTATTTCTAAAGTACGGGAACCAAAGAAGCAAGGGCATCCTGAAGAAAAAGAAATTATAGAAGGAGCACGTGGAGCAGAATTTGATGGAATACATCTTCATAGCGTTCGTCTACCAGGCCTTATTGCACATCAAGAAGTGTTATTCGGACGCGATGGAGAGTCATTAAAGATTCGTCATGACTCTTATAATAGAGCGTCCTTCATGTCAGGTGTTGAGCTTTGTGTGAACACGGTAATGAATATTGATTCACTTGTTTATGGACTTGAAAATATTATCGAATAG
- a CDS encoding YugN family protein: MRFEQVDFDGLTAPLDRLDYIMEKHGLIRAEGWDYERVTYDRKFEIQSDTYYLRVQAFVIEGDVGAHKATLQLLNPLLGKHYYPHGVEYGEGETFPAHLVEQCESLLLDIEGELGSLQQSKKDERV; encoded by the coding sequence TTGCGTTTTGAACAAGTTGATTTCGATGGTCTAACCGCTCCACTTGATCGCCTTGATTACATCATGGAAAAGCACGGTCTTATTCGAGCAGAGGGCTGGGATTATGAACGTGTTACATACGATCGAAAATTTGAGATTCAATCTGATACGTACTACTTGCGCGTCCAAGCTTTTGTGATTGAAGGCGATGTAGGGGCACATAAAGCAACTTTACAACTTTTAAATCCTCTTCTTGGTAAACATTATTATCCACACGGAGTGGAATACGGTGAAGGCGAAACATTTCCTGCTCATCTTGTCGAACAATGTGAATCACTGCTTCTTGATATTGAAGGCGAACTTGGAAGTTTACAACAAAGTAAAAAAGACGAAAGAGTTTAA
- a CDS encoding YitT family protein, which translates to MLKGVRITNIVFILLGTAIFGFGLVNFNMQNNLAEGGFTGITLLLFFLFKIDPSYSNLVLNIPLFFIGWKLLGRVAFIYTILGTVGLSLFLWIFQRFPINFHLENDMTLVALFAGVFIGVGLGIIFRFGGTTGGVDIIARLVNKYVGWNMGRTMFMFDFGVIALSLITYLDFREAMYTLVAVFVAARVIDVMQEGAYTARGATIISKENDKIAQRILKEMDRGVTILKGQGSFSKQDMNVLYCVVGKNEVFRLKQAVTSIDPHAFVAFTTVHDVLGEGFTLDENKMPLQR; encoded by the coding sequence ATGCTTAAAGGAGTGCGCATAACTAACATTGTATTTATTTTGCTTGGAACCGCTATCTTTGGCTTTGGGCTTGTTAATTTCAACATGCAAAACAATTTAGCTGAAGGAGGATTTACAGGTATTACCCTGCTATTATTTTTCCTTTTTAAGATTGATCCTTCTTATTCTAACCTTGTCTTAAATATTCCACTCTTCTTCATTGGATGGAAATTGCTTGGACGCGTAGCCTTTATCTATACAATTCTTGGAACAGTAGGGCTTTCGCTATTTCTCTGGATATTCCAACGTTTTCCTATCAATTTTCATCTCGAAAACGATATGACCCTTGTTGCTCTATTTGCAGGTGTTTTCATTGGAGTTGGGCTCGGAATTATTTTTAGATTTGGAGGCACAACAGGCGGTGTCGATATTATCGCTCGTCTTGTAAATAAATATGTAGGATGGAATATGGGGCGAACGATGTTTATGTTTGATTTTGGTGTGATTGCTCTTTCACTTATTACATATTTAGATTTTAGAGAAGCAATGTACACGCTTGTTGCTGTGTTTGTTGCTGCACGCGTTATTGACGTGATGCAAGAAGGTGCTTACACAGCAAGAGGTGCCACCATTATTTCAAAGGAAAATGATAAAATTGCCCAACGTATTTTGAAGGAGATGGACAGAGGAGTCACAATTTTAAAAGGCCAAGGTTCATTTTCTAAACAAGATATGAACGTCCTCTATTGTGTTGTTGGGAAAAACGAAGTATTTAGGTTAAAGCAAGCTGTGACATCTATTGATCCACATGCCTTCGTTGCTTTCACGACCGTTCATGACGTGCTTGGAGAAGGTTTTACACTTGATGAAAATAAGATGCCATTACAACGTTAA
- a CDS encoding zinc metallopeptidase, with translation MGMLIYFIIIILVPILASWKVRSAYKKYSKVHSSSNMTGADVARRILNDNGIYDVTVEPVGGTLSDHYDPRAKVIRLSEDNYYGTSVAGAAVAAHEVGHAIQDHESYAFLRLRHSLVPVANIGSNFSWILIFIGIIAGMSNLLLLGIVFMLAAVVFQIVTLPVEFDASNRAMSQLVSSGVIRNDEERRTRKVLNAAALTYVAAAAVAVLELVRLVLIYTGMSNSEE, from the coding sequence ATGGGAATGCTCATTTATTTTATAATCATCATCTTAGTTCCAATTTTAGCGAGTTGGAAAGTAAGAAGTGCTTACAAGAAATACTCTAAAGTTCATAGTTCTTCAAATATGACAGGAGCAGACGTTGCTCGTCGTATTTTGAACGACAATGGAATTTATGATGTCACAGTTGAACCAGTTGGCGGGACTCTTTCAGACCACTATGATCCACGTGCAAAGGTTATTCGCTTATCAGAGGATAATTACTATGGAACATCAGTAGCAGGAGCGGCTGTTGCAGCCCATGAAGTAGGGCATGCGATTCAAGACCATGAAAGCTATGCGTTTTTAAGACTTCGTCATTCACTTGTTCCAGTTGCTAATATCGGTTCGAATTTTTCTTGGATTTTGATTTTTATCGGAATTATAGCAGGAATGTCAAATCTTCTATTATTGGGAATTGTATTTATGCTAGCCGCTGTAGTATTCCAAATTGTTACACTCCCTGTTGAGTTTGATGCGTCAAATCGAGCAATGTCACAGCTTGTTTCTTCAGGGGTAATTCGAAATGATGAGGAACGCCGCACGCGTAAAGTATTAAATGCAGCAGCCTTAACATATGTAGCAGCAGCAGCTGTAGCAGTGCTTGAGCTTGTCCGACTTGTTTTAATTTATACAGGAATGTCAAATAGTGAAGAATAA
- a CDS encoding nucleotide pyrophosphohydrolase, with product MENKSMKRMQQEVDEYIGQFKEGYFSPLAMMARLTEELGELAREVNHYYGEKPKKDTEKEKAMEEEIGDVLFVLICLANSLNISLEESHNLVMNKFNTRDANRWTKIEEDK from the coding sequence ATGGAAAACAAATCAATGAAAAGAATGCAGCAAGAGGTAGACGAATATATTGGTCAATTTAAAGAAGGCTATTTTAGTCCTCTTGCGATGATGGCTCGTCTGACAGAAGAGCTTGGTGAACTTGCTAGAGAAGTCAATCATTATTATGGAGAAAAACCGAAAAAAGATACAGAAAAAGAAAAAGCAATGGAAGAAGAAATCGGAGACGTTCTTTTTGTGCTCATTTGTTTAGCCAACTCGTTGAACATTAGCTTAGAAGAATCGCATAATCTTGTGATGAATAAATTTAATACGCGTGATGCGAATCGTTGGACGAAAATTGAGGAGGATAAGTAA
- a CDS encoding CBS domain-containing protein, producing the protein METVRDIMSHHTDCCTTQDNIYEVAVKMKELNVGAIPILDGNNLVGLITDRDLAIRAIAEKRPNSSQVTDVMSPNLVTVTPNDSLEKAVSLMAEHQVRRLPVVDSNKLAGIVSLGDIALNQYSNEKAGLALVEISKELNF; encoded by the coding sequence ATGGAAACTGTACGCGATATTATGAGTCATCATACGGACTGCTGTACAACTCAAGATAACATCTATGAAGTAGCTGTAAAGATGAAAGAACTAAATGTTGGAGCTATCCCTATTCTTGACGGAAATAATCTTGTAGGGCTAATTACAGACCGTGACTTAGCAATTCGGGCGATAGCTGAAAAAAGACCAAATTCTTCTCAAGTTACAGATGTTATGAGTCCTAATTTAGTAACAGTAACACCAAACGATTCATTAGAAAAAGCAGTTTCTTTGATGGCAGAGCATCAAGTTCGTCGTCTACCTGTTGTAGATAGCAACAAGCTTGCAGGAATTGTTTCATTAGGAGACATAGCATTAAATCAGTACTCAAACGAAAAAGCAGGTTTAGCGCTTGTAGAAATTTCGAAAGAACTAAACTTTTAA
- a CDS encoding sporulation protein YpjB gives MKRWITLFCMILLLQKGVTVQAESSWSTLNELADQALSLAQQEHYKEAITFMDRFNDELTPINRESLHISTEQFRILQYSHSLALQALEQGNNEEEPSSKVMQFRLLVDALQTNHQPLWTEMEEEMLSTFGKLKENAETGDQVAFQEDLAVFLQQYDLILPSAQVDRNQQDIEKMNDHVAFLNNQSLEAMSDGEKEAYFKQIEKDLQTLFEKAPFQSDVSPFWVMMTIGSIVVTTLLYVGWRKYIGSQTIHSSY, from the coding sequence ATGAAGCGATGGATAACGTTATTCTGCATGATTCTTTTGTTGCAAAAAGGAGTGACTGTGCAAGCAGAAAGCAGTTGGAGTACGTTGAATGAACTTGCCGATCAGGCTTTGTCCTTAGCGCAGCAGGAGCATTATAAGGAAGCCATCACATTTATGGACCGTTTTAATGACGAGCTGACTCCAATAAATAGAGAAAGTTTGCATATTTCAACAGAGCAGTTTCGAATTTTACAATATAGTCACAGTCTTGCGTTACAAGCGTTAGAACAAGGAAACAACGAAGAGGAACCAAGTTCAAAAGTGATGCAGTTCCGGCTTTTGGTCGATGCGCTTCAAACGAATCATCAACCACTTTGGACAGAAATGGAAGAAGAGATGTTAAGTACTTTTGGGAAGTTAAAGGAAAATGCTGAAACTGGCGATCAGGTTGCATTTCAAGAAGATTTAGCCGTGTTTCTGCAGCAATATGATCTTATTCTTCCAAGTGCACAAGTTGATCGCAATCAGCAAGATATTGAGAAAATGAATGATCACGTTGCTTTCTTGAATAATCAAAGCCTTGAGGCAATGAGTGATGGAGAGAAAGAAGCTTATTTCAAACAAATTGAAAAAGATCTTCAAACGCTTTTTGAAAAAGCTCCTTTTCAATCTGATGTTTCTCCATTTTGGGTAATGATGACAATAGGAAGTATTGTTGTGACGACTCTTCTTTACGTTGGCTGGCGCAAATATATTGGAAGCCAGACGATTCATAGTTCTTATTAG
- a CDS encoding CCA tRNA nucleotidyltransferase, whose translation MRDPFIKPLAILHKLQQNGYLAYFVGGSVRDFIIGRPIGDIDIATSARPEDVVRLFPKVIEVGIEHGTVVVVLENEPYEVTTFRTESDYKDFRRPEEVTFISSLEGDLERRDFTMNAIAMDENETLIDPFGGRNAIKRGIIETVGNADERFSEDALRMMRAVRFMSQLSFTITPEVKEAIRRNRHLLQNIAMERISVEFQKLMLGNKATEAFRTIVDTGLLDILPLYEKKELIEYDWTTISEETSAWSLLCLILEVEDTALFLRKWKLSNKRIKETEKTVIFYRSIKEWTPFAIYQSGLEVALRVNHLKRILQGVQSEEEKIRLIYESLPIYSPKDIEANGKDLVSWGNRAQGPWIAQCIQELSENIVCGKIENDRNVIKEWVSKWSLKFDESC comes from the coding sequence ATGAGAGACCCTTTTATAAAACCTTTAGCAATCTTACATAAGCTTCAGCAAAACGGTTATTTAGCATACTTTGTTGGAGGGTCTGTTCGCGATTTTATCATTGGCCGCCCTATTGGCGATATTGATATTGCTACTTCAGCAAGACCAGAGGATGTTGTTCGTTTGTTTCCCAAAGTTATTGAAGTTGGCATTGAGCATGGAACAGTTGTGGTGGTCCTTGAAAATGAACCATATGAGGTCACAACATTTCGGACTGAAAGTGATTATAAAGATTTTAGACGTCCTGAGGAAGTTACGTTTATTAGTTCACTTGAAGGAGACTTAGAGCGACGTGACTTTACAATGAATGCTATTGCAATGGATGAGAATGAAACTTTAATTGATCCTTTCGGTGGAAGGAATGCTATCAAAAGGGGTATCATTGAAACGGTGGGAAACGCAGACGAACGTTTTAGTGAGGATGCACTTCGTATGATGAGAGCTGTGCGTTTTATGAGTCAGCTATCATTTACAATTACTCCTGAAGTAAAAGAAGCAATAAGAAGAAATCGCCATCTTTTGCAAAATATCGCAATGGAGCGTATTTCAGTTGAGTTTCAAAAACTCATGCTCGGGAATAAAGCTACAGAAGCTTTTCGAACAATTGTAGACACAGGATTGCTTGACATTTTACCTCTTTATGAAAAGAAGGAGCTTATTGAATATGACTGGACGACCATCAGTGAAGAGACCTCAGCATGGTCGCTCCTTTGTCTGATTCTAGAAGTAGAGGATACCGCTCTATTTTTAAGGAAGTGGAAGCTTTCGAACAAACGAATAAAAGAAACGGAAAAGACGGTCATTTTTTACCGTTCTATAAAAGAATGGACTCCTTTTGCTATTTATCAAAGTGGATTAGAAGTTGCATTAAGAGTAAATCATCTAAAAAGGATTTTACAAGGCGTACAGAGTGAAGAAGAGAAAATTCGATTGATCTATGAATCCCTTCCAATCTATTCTCCTAAAGATATCGAAGCAAATGGAAAAGATCTTGTTTCATGGGGCAATCGTGCTCAAGGTCCGTGGATTGCACAATGCATCCAAGAACTAAGCGAAAACATTGTTTGTGGCAAAATAGAAAATGATCGGAACGTCATTAAGGAGTGGGTAAGCAAGTGGAGTCTGAAATTCGACGAAAGTTGTTAG
- a CDS encoding CAP domain-containing protein, producing MRKIFFVIAVIAIFYAISSIPFKSNDEGKNQQKEEATFSDQKEEAPISKESILSLIGKNKDDVSERFGKPDRIDESQYGYKWWIYRSSPSSYMQIGVEKDKVVMVYTIGDNVNVDPYSINETRQEVMKHTPVSPQVQFNYKGNMYQFEMSEADMQMKPLIQYEDVFVQLYFDQYTNKISSIRAMDAKTLIEQRPYELTYRGELISAEKPSKEIQEEIQHGNEQQIFDITNVIRVRHGLNELGWSEGAAKVAYGHSTDMKENDYFDHVSPTAGKLADRLEKGGVSYDTAGENIAAEYQDGIAAVEGWLNSEGHRKAMLNPDFDKLGVGVNEQYYTQNFIAERN from the coding sequence TTGAGAAAGATATTTTTTGTAATTGCGGTTATCGCTATTTTTTATGCGATAAGCAGTATACCTTTTAAATCCAACGATGAGGGAAAAAATCAGCAGAAGGAAGAAGCAACATTTAGTGACCAAAAAGAAGAAGCACCAATAAGTAAAGAGTCTATTTTATCTTTAATTGGTAAAAATAAAGATGATGTTTCAGAACGCTTTGGCAAACCAGACCGAATCGATGAATCACAATATGGTTATAAATGGTGGATCTATCGTTCTTCTCCTTCTTCATATATGCAAATTGGTGTAGAAAAAGATAAAGTTGTTATGGTATATACAATTGGCGATAATGTCAATGTAGACCCTTATTCCATTAATGAAACGAGACAGGAAGTGATGAAACATACACCTGTTTCTCCACAAGTTCAATTTAACTATAAGGGAAATATGTATCAATTTGAAATGTCTGAAGCAGATATGCAGATGAAACCCCTTATTCAATACGAAGACGTATTTGTCCAGCTTTATTTTGATCAATATACAAATAAAATATCAAGTATAAGAGCAATGGATGCTAAGACCCTGATTGAACAGCGTCCTTATGAGCTTACATATCGAGGGGAACTTATAAGTGCAGAAAAACCTTCTAAAGAGATTCAAGAGGAGATTCAGCATGGGAATGAACAACAAATTTTTGATATTACAAATGTGATTCGGGTTAGGCATGGCCTAAATGAGCTAGGATGGAGTGAAGGAGCTGCTAAAGTAGCATATGGACACAGTACAGATATGAAAGAAAATGATTACTTTGATCACGTTTCTCCAACGGCTGGAAAGTTAGCTGATCGTCTAGAAAAAGGAGGAGTATCCTATGATACAGCAGGAGAAAATATCGCTGCCGAGTATCAGGATGGCATCGCAGCTGTTGAAGGTTGGCTTAATAGCGAAGGTCACAGGAAAGCTATGTTAAATCCAGATTTTGATAAGCTTGGAGTCGGTGTTAATGAACAATATTATACACAAAATTTCATTGCTGAAAGAAATTAG
- the bshA gene encoding N-acetyl-alpha-D-glucosaminyl L-malate synthase BshA, translating to MKLKIGIVCYPSVGGSGIVATELGKLLAEKGHEIHFISSSMPFRLNKVYSNIYFHEVEVNQYSVFKYPPYDLALSSKIAEVAKREKLDLLHAHYAIPHAVCAFLAKQMVGEHLKVVTTLHGTDITVLGYDLSLKSIIKFAIENSDEVTAVSSSLVKQTYDLIAPQKEIHTIHNFIEQKEETGEDVSLLKKEYGIKEGEKVLIHVSNFRQVKRVTDVVRAFYHVQQKVDAKLLLVGDGPEMTAVCYLVKDLDIVDKVLFLGKQENVDDLYAISDLKLLLSEKESFGLVLLEAMANGVPCIGTNIGGIPEVIEDGKTGYICEVGNYEEAAEKALSLLQNDSLYEEMSASSLRSVWSKFSSKDIVAQYEELYEKALNRVR from the coding sequence ATGAAATTGAAAATCGGTATTGTTTGCTATCCTTCCGTTGGTGGATCTGGAATTGTAGCAACAGAACTCGGCAAATTACTTGCTGAAAAAGGACATGAGATCCATTTTATTTCTTCAAGCATGCCATTTCGTTTAAATAAAGTGTATTCAAATATCTACTTTCATGAAGTGGAAGTGAATCAGTACTCTGTTTTTAAATACCCGCCATATGATTTAGCTCTTTCGAGTAAGATTGCAGAGGTGGCAAAGCGCGAGAAGTTGGATCTTCTTCACGCTCATTACGCCATTCCTCACGCTGTTTGTGCTTTCTTAGCAAAGCAGATGGTTGGAGAACATTTGAAAGTTGTGACAACCTTGCATGGAACGGATATTACTGTACTCGGTTATGACCTTTCCTTGAAGAGTATTATTAAGTTTGCGATTGAAAATTCCGATGAAGTAACAGCTGTTTCCTCTTCACTTGTTAAACAAACGTATGACCTTATTGCTCCTCAAAAAGAGATTCATACTATTCATAACTTTATTGAACAGAAAGAAGAAACAGGGGAAGATGTTTCACTACTTAAAAAAGAATATGGAATTAAAGAAGGAGAGAAAGTCCTTATTCACGTTTCAAACTTTAGACAAGTGAAGCGGGTAACAGATGTTGTACGTGCTTTTTACCATGTTCAACAAAAGGTTGATGCAAAGCTTTTACTTGTTGGAGATGGCCCAGAGATGACGGCTGTTTGCTATCTTGTTAAAGATCTTGATATTGTAGATAAAGTTCTTTTTCTTGGAAAACAGGAAAATGTGGATGATCTTTATGCTATTAGCGATCTTAAGCTTCTTCTTTCTGAAAAAGAAAGCTTTGGCCTTGTTTTATTAGAAGCAATGGCTAATGGTGTTCCATGCATTGGGACAAATATTGGTGGAATTCCAGAAGTTATTGAGGATGGGAAAACAGGCTATATCTGTGAAGTTGGTAATTACGAAGAAGCTGCTGAAAAAGCTCTATCTCTCTTACAAAATGATAGTTTGTATGAAGAAATGTCGGCTTCTTCTCTTCGTTCTGTATGGAGTAAATTTTCTTCAAAAGATATCGTCGCGCAGTATGAGGAGCTTTATGAAAAAGCGTTAAACAGAGTGAGGTGA
- a CDS encoding GNAT family N-acetyltransferase → MNVEKLIDERDFKKSIELSDYAFQRGFTEEEKKLRLQRMQENLVLGIKKEEELAANLQILSSEVCINGEYYSMGGIASVGSYPEHRRGGLVTKLLEASFVEMRKMGQVISYLHPFKVSFYRKYGYEVFVDEKQYTIENVDLKRFQEGEGCIVRLSFEESLPALQFLYAKMQNHYSGTLNRTEKWWRERIYKEGDYYIVCKNKDDQDEGYLRYEINNRTMIVHEYVSITVEAKKSIWNFICQHDSMVDKVTIKAAKNDILAHLLDNPRIEQKIWPYFMARIIDVEKFLSLYKLSMKRDLLLNVQDSSAPWNEGTYAISHGKVKKLKDGEQGGLKLSVGPLTAILLGYITPIDLYYGGQIHGDISDVEALQEAVKNVKPTYFPDFF, encoded by the coding sequence GTGAATGTAGAAAAACTAATAGATGAGAGAGATTTTAAAAAATCAATTGAGCTATCTGATTATGCTTTTCAGCGGGGATTTACAGAGGAAGAGAAAAAACTTCGTCTTCAAAGAATGCAGGAAAACTTAGTGCTCGGCATCAAAAAAGAAGAAGAACTTGCAGCAAATCTCCAAATCCTTTCATCAGAAGTATGCATAAATGGGGAATATTATTCGATGGGAGGCATTGCAAGCGTTGGGTCTTATCCAGAACATCGACGTGGAGGACTTGTTACAAAGCTTTTGGAAGCTTCATTTGTAGAGATGAGGAAAATGGGCCAAGTTATTTCTTATCTTCATCCATTTAAAGTAAGTTTCTATCGCAAATATGGATACGAAGTTTTTGTAGACGAAAAACAGTATACAATTGAAAACGTTGATCTTAAACGCTTCCAAGAAGGAGAAGGATGTATTGTACGACTTTCTTTTGAAGAAAGTTTGCCAGCACTTCAGTTTTTATATGCAAAAATGCAAAATCACTATAGCGGAACATTAAACAGAACAGAGAAGTGGTGGAGAGAGAGGATTTATAAAGAAGGAGATTACTACATAGTATGCAAAAATAAGGATGATCAAGATGAAGGGTATCTCCGCTATGAAATCAACAACCGTACTATGATTGTACATGAGTATGTAAGCATAACCGTAGAAGCTAAAAAGTCTATATGGAATTTTATTTGTCAACATGATTCAATGGTTGATAAAGTCACAATTAAAGCAGCGAAGAATGATATCCTTGCTCACCTTTTGGATAATCCTCGTATTGAACAAAAAATATGGCCGTATTTTATGGCCCGAATTATAGATGTGGAAAAGTTTCTATCTCTTTACAAGCTCAGCATGAAAAGGGACCTTCTTTTGAACGTTCAGGATAGTTCGGCTCCATGGAATGAGGGAACTTATGCTATTTCTCACGGGAAAGTGAAGAAACTGAAAGATGGAGAGCAAGGAGGATTAAAGCTTTCTGTTGGGCCTTTAACTGCGATTCTGCTAGGGTATATAACACCAATAGACCTTTATTATGGAGGACAGATTCACGGTGATATTTCAGATGTGGAAGCGCTACAAGAAGCAGTAAAAAACGTGAAACCAACTTATTTTCCGGACTTCTTCTAA